From the Cryptomeria japonica chromosome 2, Sugi_1.0, whole genome shotgun sequence genome, one window contains:
- the LOC131048655 gene encoding OVARIAN TUMOR DOMAIN-containing deubiquitinating enzyme 7 isoform X2 has translation MISYSNLIVCGPVDRSYHDGEHYNSVRLKNDDGSGPAKPIVIEDDSVKEKYKSSSTSGKRVYDQESVKLVLSGTGCADITRVHDVLQQVHGDTDAAIEFLIAEQTSTVEDEVKSCAEIDANGGDEDLLIGSPPNINNASERNSINIQSSLSEAEKDKHEGAKETCRYQKTSRNNPCSCGSKKKHKACCKVERHKFDAKSTSQEALTNKVRKMKLRGSKSEIQSSQSCATAAMGPPDLGALYI, from the exons ATGATTTCATACTcaaaccttattgtttgtggtcctGTTGACAGATCATATCATGATGGGGAACACTACAATAGTGTGCGATTGAAGAATGATGATGGTTCTGGGCCAGCCAAACCAATTGTGATTGAG GATGATTCTGTGAAAGAGAAATACAAGAGTTCAAGTACATCTGGAAAAAGGGTGTATGATCAGGAGTCGGTAAAGTTAGTTTTGTCTGGGACAGGATGTGCAGATATTACTCGAGTTCATGAT GTGCTGCAACAGGTCCATGGGGATACAGATGCTGCAATAGAGTTTTTAATAGCCGAGCAAACTTCCACTGTGGAGGATGAAGTCAAGTCTTGTGCAGAAATAGATGCTAATG GAGGTGATGAAGACCTGCTAATTGGAAGTCCACCCAACATAAACAATGCTTCTGAAAGAAATTCCATTAATATACAGTCATCTTTATCTGAAGCTGAGAAGGATAAACATGAAGGAGCAAAAGAGACTTGTAGGTATCAG AAAACTTCTCGAAACAATCCCTGTTCATGTGGATCAAAAAAGAAGCATAAGGCTTGCTGCAAGGTGGAGAGACATAAATTTGATGCTAAGTCAAC TTCTCAGGAAGCCTTAACAAATAAGGTGAGGAAGATGAAACTTAGAGGTTCCAAGTCTGAAATACAATCATCTCAATCATGTGCGACAGCTGCCATGGGACCTCCAGATCTAGGAGCACTCTACATCTGA
- the LOC131048655 gene encoding OVARIAN TUMOR DOMAIN-containing deubiquitinating enzyme 7 isoform X1, whose product MISYSNLIVCGPVDRSYHDGEHYNSVRLKNDDGSGPAKPIVIEEDDSVKEKYKSSSTSGKRVYDQESVKLVLSGTGCADITRVHDVLQQVHGDTDAAIEFLIAEQTSTVEDEVKSCAEIDANGGDEDLLIGSPPNINNASERNSINIQSSLSEAEKDKHEGAKETCRYQKTSRNNPCSCGSKKKHKACCKVERHKFDAKSTSQEALTNKVRKMKLRGSKSEIQSSQSCATAAMGPPDLGALYI is encoded by the exons ATGATTTCATACTcaaaccttattgtttgtggtcctGTTGACAGATCATATCATGATGGGGAACACTACAATAGTGTGCGATTGAAGAATGATGATGGTTCTGGGCCAGCCAAACCAATTGTGATTGAG GAGGATGATTCTGTGAAAGAGAAATACAAGAGTTCAAGTACATCTGGAAAAAGGGTGTATGATCAGGAGTCGGTAAAGTTAGTTTTGTCTGGGACAGGATGTGCAGATATTACTCGAGTTCATGAT GTGCTGCAACAGGTCCATGGGGATACAGATGCTGCAATAGAGTTTTTAATAGCCGAGCAAACTTCCACTGTGGAGGATGAAGTCAAGTCTTGTGCAGAAATAGATGCTAATG GAGGTGATGAAGACCTGCTAATTGGAAGTCCACCCAACATAAACAATGCTTCTGAAAGAAATTCCATTAATATACAGTCATCTTTATCTGAAGCTGAGAAGGATAAACATGAAGGAGCAAAAGAGACTTGTAGGTATCAG AAAACTTCTCGAAACAATCCCTGTTCATGTGGATCAAAAAAGAAGCATAAGGCTTGCTGCAAGGTGGAGAGACATAAATTTGATGCTAAGTCAAC TTCTCAGGAAGCCTTAACAAATAAGGTGAGGAAGATGAAACTTAGAGGTTCCAAGTCTGAAATACAATCATCTCAATCATGTGCGACAGCTGCCATGGGACCTCCAGATCTAGGAGCACTCTACATCTGA
- the LOC131052882 gene encoding uncharacterized protein LOC131052882 produces the protein MGDLESHSSGEDKASSAAQKEGEKKPAKKRKKAKASKRSRASKRSRKSKSQSPKAHARKKLTVRRPSAATSPEDINTTEDVTEVECQPTPPTLQADSAVPETADQEEPIMQEEEEQEKEGDRENEKAAEKNEGWDKDKEDDKDEDLPRNEGQQELEIPQ, from the exons ATGGGAGACCTTGAGTCTCACTCATCAGGAGAGGACAAAGCATCGAGTGCTGCacaaaaggaaggagaaaagaAGCCtgcaaagaaaaggaaaaaggcaaAGGCCAGTAAGCGGTCAAGGGCATCAAAAAGGTCCAGAAAGAGCAAAAGCCAGTCACCTAAAGCTCATGCTCGAAAGAAGTTAACAGTAAGGAGACCATCTGCTGCCACTTCACCAGAAGATATCAATACAACAGAGGACGTGACTGAGGTAGAATGCCAACCTACCCCTCCCACGCTACAAGCAGATTCAGCTGTCCCTGAAACAGCAGACCAGGAGGAGCCTATCATGCAAGAGGAG gaagagcaagaaaaagaaggTGATAGAGAGAATGAGAAAGCGGCTGAAAAGAATGAGGGTTGGGATAAGGATAAAGAGGATGACAAGGATGAAGACCTCCCTAGAAATGAAGGACAACAGGAGCTTGAGATCCCTCAATAG